Genomic DNA from Salvia miltiorrhiza cultivar Shanhuang (shh) chromosome 1, IMPLAD_Smil_shh, whole genome shotgun sequence:
GCCTCTATGCTTCTTCCCATCAAATTCAAACCTCTTGATCTTAGTCTCTATGGAGGCAGAAGCCGATTTCTGTTTCAACTAAACGGTAATCCTCATTGCTCGTCTGTGTTGGTGTTAGTTAATGAGTTTGATGGAATTCCTGAATGCAGCTCATCATCCCAAATCCTTCCATTTCCATGCTCCTCATCCTTCAACTAGAGGTGATAATGAACAACACATTGTCCATTTCTGCTGACAAATAacctctctcctcttttctttgattctttcaGTTGAAGCTTGTTTGATGATTGATTGATTTCCTTGCAGTTGCAGGACCATCTCCGTCTCCGTCTCCGTCTCCATCTTCATCTCGGGTTGGTTGGATTCATAAAGGGCGCCTTCCTTTGCCTGCAATTCCATCCAACCATTTAAAAGGTCAGTTACTATACACATCTTTCCATAGTGGCAGACCCTGATTTTTCATTTGGGGTAACAAAGGTTGTTATgcaattttgagaaaataatttAAGGAAAAATGACACTCAAATTTTTTAAGCATTTTTTTGTCCTCCTATAGGCATTTTTGATGTCATATCATCCCTGTTTTTCCTCATTCCCAAATTAGAAAATACTGTATTAGATATGTGCATAAAATGGAGAAATAGTCCCATCAAAGAAATGTACGCTACTAAATGATCTTATCTCCCTCCAGAAGGGCCTACTATCTCTCCAACGAGCTCTCCTTTAGCAACCAACAAGAAGTCTGTACCACCATTACCAAGCATGGCACTCCCACCTCCTCCTCCTAACAAAGGTATATACATGTTTTGCTTATAACTGCATCTTctcttttattataaattataaataccTTGCAGGATGTGTGTCGGTGGCATGCACAGAGCCGCTGACCTTCACCCCACCGGGAACAGCGTGCGCTTGCGTTTGGCCTATTCAAGTGAGACTCCAATTCGGCATCTCTCTCTATGCATTCTTCCCTATGGTATCCGAGCTTGCTCTACAAATCGCCGAGGCTGTGCCGTTGGATCAAAGCCAAGTTCGGATCATGGGAGCAGACGCAGTCGATCCAGAGCTACAGAAAACTACTGTTGTCATCAATTTGGTGCCTCTGGCTCAGCCATTCACATCTGCTGCCGCCTTCTCCATTTACAAAAAGTTTTGGACCAAAGACCTCTCCATCAACACTTCCACTTTTGGTGTTTATGATGTCGTATATGTTCACTATCCAGGTACGCACCACATAAATCATACTCTTTTGAAAAAATGCACATTTTTTATGGATAAATCTTTTTGAAATGAACGTTGTTGAGTTGAGATGAATGGTTGTGTGGTTGGAGTATATAATGATTTGTATGGAATTTGAAATATTTTGCAGGCCTACCGGCATCTCCACCAGCGTGGCCTTCGAGCTCCGCTACGATCGACGTGCAGCCTGATCCTGGCGGCCGGAGTGGCCCAATAAAGCCTCTGGGAGTAGACGTGGCGAGGGTGAGGAAAAACCAGTCAGCCAACAACATCATCATTGTAATTGTGCTATCATCACTCACAGCTTTTGTAGTGTGTATGGGATTTATTCTACTAGTCCTCTCAAAATGCCGCAACGCTAGGGAAACCCATCACCAAGGCTTGATACCACAGGATGGAAAGCAATCGGGTATGGCTTcacatttacttttatttatttattactattattatttaaaagtCTGATAAAATGAAGGGTTATTTGCATATACATGCACGAAATTTGGTGGTTTTCTGGAGTTGCAAGTGAGACCCTTTTCGttcttataaaaaatattcgaattttcaattaaattttttcTAAGTGAAATTGAGTTGGTAGTTGAAAATTTCAACGTGGCCAAATCGACGATGAAAAAGTAAGTGAGATTCTTGCTCCACTAACACTCAAATAAAAGGTGGAACCcctatttcactcacaacatatataactattttattaaaactcgtgtcgctCTCAAATAGATAATACTAATAAATTGAGACGGAGGGAGAGcatgaatttaaaattcataaatcATTTGATTGAGGGGACAAGAATTCACAATCAGCTTGAGGGGCAAGAGCATCGTTGAGAAGGAATTCATATCGCGACTACAGATTTTTGGGAAAAATGTCGCATCTTTCAAGACCATCATCCAGCTCGTCGATGAAATTGTTTCTTGGATTGAAACTCATATTTAGTTATAAACAATGACATTTTGGTGTGTGTTTGAATACTAAACCATTTTTTTCTCATCGTTAATTTGGCCACGCTGGAATTTCTGACCGCCAATTCATTTTAAATggtgtgcaaaatcagaaaatttGAGAGGTGAGAGTATTTATGATCAGAAAAAATAAGGTGGTATGCAATTtcaaaaaacctaaaaaatttgtgtatatgaaatgaaaatataatgTAACGTGATATGGATGGGCAGGTGGTGGACGGTTGGTGACGTTGAGCTCGGCCTCAGTGTCGTTCAACTCGAGCCTCATGGCGTTCACAGGGACCGCGAAATTGTTCAGCGTGGAGGATATAGGGAGAGCCACGGATGACTTGGATAGCTCAAGAATTGTGGGTGAAGGAGGCTTTGGGCTCGTATACGGCGGCACTCTCGACGATGGGAGGAAGGTGGCCGTGAAAGTTCTCAAGAGAGACGATCAGCAAGGCGGCCGCGAGTTCCTTGCAGAAGTGGAGATGCTGGGCCGGCTGCACCACCGGAACTTGGTGAAGTTGATAGGCATCTGTGCCGAGGAGCACTCTAGATGCCTCGTCTACGAGCTCGTCCCCAATGGCAGCGTCGAGTCTCATTTACACGGTTAGTATACATTCCAAAGCTTACTCATATACATATGCATGCTTTGATTAAATCATGAGGATCTTGTTTGTGCAGGAGTTGATAAGGAGGTTGCTCCTCTGGATTGGCCGGCTAGGATGAAGATCGCCCTCGGTGCAGCCAGGGGTCTGGCCTACTTGCACGAGGACTCAAGCCCGCGGGTCATACACCGGGACTTCAAGTCCAGCAACATCTTGCTTGAGCATGACTACACACCTAAAGTCTCTGATTTTGGCTTGGCTAGAGCAGCCATGGATGAAGCACACAAGCACGTTTCCACTCATGTCATGGGGACTTTCGGGTATAAACTTCTTCATATAATAGTTTACACTTTTCAATTTTCAGCCAATTTCAATTTATAACCTTAACTTTGATTTACTTCAGGTTCTAAAATTTGAGAAATTCTTTAACTATGGTCTCAATCACGTGATAAAAATTGTTACTTTTCACCTAAAACTATGACTAATGGCCACGAACCAAAGCCTGATGATCTCCAAGTCCAACAGTAGGTAGGCCATCATCGTTGAACCATTGGTGTGATTGAAATCGCGCTTGAAAGTTATCCCTATTGTACTAACTTTCAGGATCGATTGTGTCCATACTGGTGATTCAATGACAATGGTTTATTTACTTTTGGACTTTGGTTTCGTGATGATTGATCATTGTTTTAGATGtaatttcaataataataataaaaaaaacaactaTTGCTACCGTTACGCCATGATTTTagctataattaaataatttctcaaaattcaAGACATATGAAAAGTAAATCAAAGTTAAAAGCTAgtataaactaaaattcacTGAAAATCCAAGCTATAGTTAAGCTTATAAACTAAAAACTTCCTTGCTGCAATTACTTAGCTCTAGAATACGCGATGACACGACGtccataattaaataatttttcaaaattcagGACATAcacaataaaaatcaaaattaagggTATAAGCTGAAATTCCTTGAGAGTTAAGGTTATAAAGTATAATTAAGCCTCTTCACTGCAAGAAGTGTGAGTTGAAGCTATAAACTATAAACTTGGTTGGTGCAGTTACTTAGCTCCAGAATACGCGATGACGGGCCATCTCCTGGTGAAGAGCGACGTGTACAGCTACGGCGTGGTGCTCCTGGAGCTACTAACAGGAAGAAAGCCAGTTGATCTATCTCAGCCTTCAGGGCAGGAGAATCTGGTGGCGTGGGCTCGGCCTCTCCTGGCAACGAGGGAAGGTCTGGAGATGATCATCGATCCATCGCTAAAGTCAGGTGTGCCGTTGGACAATGTGGCTCGAGTGGCAGCCATAGCATCCATGTGTGTGCAGCCCGAGGTGTCCCACCGCCCCTTCATGGGGGAGGTGGTCCAGGCTCTGAAGCTCGTGTGCAACGAGCTTGATGAGACGAGGGAGCCCGTGTCGAGGAGTGTCAGCCAAGATGACTTCTCTGTTGATGTGGAGAGCTGCAAGCAGAGCAGGAGGTTGAATGAGACCAAGGTAGCGCTGTCGGCTGTGGATTTGTCGAGCTCGTCGGCTGCCTTTCAAGGCCGCGAATCGGAGTCTTTTAGGAGGCAGTTCAACTCTGCTCCTTTGAAGATGGAGAGGAAGAGGAAATTTTGGCAGAGGTTGAGGGGATTGTCTAGAGGCAGCATGAGTGAGCATGAGTATTCCTTGCAACTATAgttgactctctctctctctctccccctctaTGATATATGGTATAGGTTAAGGTTGGTGCAGCATTGAAATTCCAAGACTTTGTCTTTGTAAATTGTGAATTCCATCGCTAGACTTGGAAGGAGAGTTTTACAAGTCCTTTTTTGATGTTCATCTTGTTTAGATTTGGAAAAATTGGGAAGTTGTTagatttttcttatattttaaatgttttGGAGGGAAATTTAGGAGAGTTCGTTAAATCCACTTCActtgtaaatttttaataatgATGATAATAATACTTGCTTTCATTCGTTTGGTGATTCTACTTGGGCCTCATGGGATGAACTAGTTGGGCctgtttttattttcttgatgTTTGTACTGGGCCTAACGGGCTTTACTTAATGTTTTTAATTCGAATTCTTGATTAGAGTAGTTTGCCGATAAGCTCGACTCATCGTAATGCTTATTTTTGAGCCACCTGAAGAGTTAATTGTGAGTGTGTTAATTTGatcaataatatttatttatttttaaaaaatgaaatcatGTGGTTAGCtagagatgtcaatcgggtcagCCCTATCATGTTttgggctaatcgggttgaagATTTTGTCGGGCTATAAATTTTCAACCGTAATCCTAaatgttcgggtttcgggctagcacATCGGGCTAATCGAGTTAAAGACGTAAAactaaaataatcatttttattttgttattcttaataatctaatgtataatgtataaaatatacataaaaatcaaagatataaattatatggcaagcatgaaatgcaaaaatataagatattgaaaaaaaaatcaagattacataacttataaaataagttggtaacaataaaatgttcaactttgttaaagaaaaacCAATAAAATCCCACAATAGTTTGAACTCATAGAATCAAAGCatctaaaaaatatagaaaaatgaaatgatgagactttataatattttgtcattttttaatttttatatctaaattttATGTTATGTATTCGGCTTTCGGGCTAGTCCATCGAGTTAGTCGGGCCAATCCTATCGGGCGTcgggctattcggttacgggctagtagggttgtaatttttatcgggttaaaaattttcaaccctaaccctctcggatTAACGGGTTAGTCGGGCCAATCCACCAGTTTCGGGCTGAATTGACATCCCTACGTGTGGTTAGACCAAAAACAACGTGCAACGAGATGTGATCTATATAGACATATAGTCGATCCGACATGTAAAAAGTGGCATAAAAGAGTTGTGGTGTTCTTACAAATATAACTCTATTATGAAAGAGTGCTCTTCTATGagagatgagatccagtgtccttCAATTTTATATGTGTCAATGTGTCACAtacttatatctattattttaaaaatatttttttataaaaataaaatttattataatagtatgaattatattgaagttttatatcaaaaaattaaaatttttaaaaagtatataccatgactttgaatttatcaacctattattagctaataaaagtgaaattaaaaaataattatataccctaaattgatggaataaactctagttaataatcacaaaattaaactaaagcctataaaattgaaattgaagaaaatatacataaaaaattaaacaaaattgaaagtgagacataaagtctggtacactgaatctcattctcTTCTATGAAATTttgataataattataatattcttaattattttatttttttaagaacaTTTTACTAATTTCGTATACACACAtgtatatagggtgtggttctagagagaactacattatttgtgagaacgggagaaccatcaaatctaatgcatccactgtaaaaattaatgcattcgctgttaaaattaatgcactaaaaaaattaaaaaaaaatgctcccttcaggattcgaacccaggatctgcattcatccaacaagatgatgcatccaccgtagatcttgttgatcgaatggctgaaaatggttctccggtcttcttttatttatggttctttcttgaacctctccccatatatatatatatatatatatatatatcactaatttcgtatacacatatatattgagaatgattattaaaaaaaaaaaaaaaaaaaaccctcgTAGAAATAATGAACAATTGTTCACTACATATACTAAAGAGCTCTTATGACAACAATAGCTTATATAAGAATTATTAGTCCAAGCTAATTTATAGTTTGGAATTCATTAGTCCACAAACACAAAgttgtttactttgaaggattagtttttgatagataaaaataataaggttaattctttgtttactttgatggattgaaattttgggatatcccaagcccctttattatttttatcatttaaactaGTTTTTAGATGCatcatttaagctaattttgATTGATATATTCTTATATCATCAAAAGGGTTCGAAATTGGAGTATAATTCTACCattgaagataaaaatactcaatcatccaTTTTATTAATCATACAAAGTAAACGCTCCCTTAACGTAACGTAAGAGAAAGTGAAGAAAAGAGGTGGCGGATGATTCATAAAGAGACAAACACAAAAGCAGCATCAAGAGAATTGATACTGTCAATACAACACATACTACTACAACTCCACAAAACATTCTTCACACATCATCACCTACCTCTTAACATCTACCAAAACAATCAAGATTCAAAGAATTACAATTTTTTGTCTCCCTATTAAACACAAACCAAACCTCTTCTACTCATTCCTCACACCCTAGCGGCTTCGCCTagtctctctctcaaaatcttCACTCCAGCATACCTGCATACCATAAACAACATCacgttttatatatatagaggatcACACAAATGCAATTACTTTCTATATACGCACTTACTCTATAGGTTTTTATGAAAAGTGCAGTAACTTTATAATGAGGGTTTTtaaggacagtaacttagattgatttgaaaattattgtcctaaaaaaacCCTAAAACTCGTAACTTTATATGTTAAGTGTAGTTACTCTGTAGTTTTGACCTTACCTGCCTAACATCATGACGGTGGCCTGAGGGTTGGTCCCCGGGGAGTCGAAGAACGTGGAGCCGTCCACGACGCGGAGCCTATCAACGCCGAGGACCCGGTAGTCGGGGGCGATGACCCGGCCCACGTGGCAGCCGCCGTGGTAGTGCCAGATGGTGATGACAGTGTCCTTGCAAAACTGCTCGAGCGAGTTGGTGTCGTTGGTGTGCCTCGGAATGAGGTTGACGCTGGCCTCGACGCTCATCTTGAGGAGCTTGTCGACGACGGTTTGGTCGTCGAGCTGCGTGTAGTTGGTGAAGGGCTTGGACTTGAGGAGGCGCTCGACGAGGCGGATGCCCTCGACGCACTTGGCGAGGTCGGCCGGGTGGGTGAAGTAGTTGAAGGTGATGGAGGGGTTGTCGTCGACGTTGGTGTTGGCGAGCTTCACCTCGCCCTGCGAGAGCGGCCGGGCGAGCTTCGCGAGGATGAAGCCGCCTTGGAAGGCCTCCACGGGGAGGTTGCGCTTCCGGCGCTTGAAGCTGTGGATCGCTGCGTGCGAGCGTTGCTTCGGAGGGATGGTCGAGAGCTGCCCTAGCTGTTATGTGCAACATATATAATTAgtttctaaatattttttttctagtaATTAAGGGAAAGAGGGCAGTGACCTCAGCAGAAGCAATGCCATGGTCACAATGGATGCTACTCTTGTTCTGTCCAAAGCCACTGCTGGCTTCAATGTAGACTCCCAGCTTGGTGATCCCGACGGTCTGTATGAGGGACTGCTTCACCGGCGTCTTGCTCGGGACGAAGATCGTGTTCATTGGGTTGTCCGACATGTTCTTCCCCACGAACCCGTTGTCGAGCACCACCGGGACGTTGAGCTTCTCCAGATCGGCCCTGGGGCCAATGCCGCTCAGGAGCAGCAAGTGGGGGCTGCCGATTGCACCTGAGGACACGATCACCTCGCTCCTCGCTCTCTTCGACAGCACTGCCCGGTGCGTCTTCCCCTTCTCGTCTTTGAAGATCACTCCAACTGCCTTAGGCCTTCTCCCTGCCACTCAAAATTGTTACTACATTTGTGCATATGTGGTAGAAATACTGCATTAACACACATGCCCCGGTCCAGGGGGCTTGGGGGGGGCTCGAGCCCCCCCAAACCAATAAAAGCCTTAtacatttagtttttttttcagtttttttttttttcattctttcaaTGACCCCCATGTCCCTGCACAAATCCATAGATGCAAGTTttcacaaaaacaaaaaaaaatcaattcacTACTACATAATTGGCTATGTTTCTTGGCCTCTTTTAACTACTTCTTAGTATTAGCCATAGGTGTGAAAAAGCATCTAAAAATACTAAATTGACACATGGGCGGATCCAGGGGTGCTAGGGGGAGCACCAGCCCCCCTAAATGAATATGAGATTTTGAAATAATTACCCGTGGTGTCGAACTCAATCCTCTGGACCGTGGCACGGACTAGGACGCGGAGCTTCTCGGGATTAGCGGAGGCGAGGAGCTCCGCAGACGTGTGGCGGCGGCCGAAGCGGTCGAAGATGGTCCCACCGACTTTGGTGCCGTACAAGTGGTCGTAGGTGAAGCCATGGAAAGGTGAGACACCAATCTCTAAGAGGCTGTCTCTTATGGCCCGCTGCCACGGCCCGAAATCGGGCCTGTGCACGATCTGCTTCTCCACCCAATGGTACGACTCATTCACCAGCTCAGCATCCCACCCTGCTTTCTTAATCTCACTGCACCAAATCAATCGTGAAAAACCATCAAAAATGAGTtgacattaattaattgaaattctTCAACATGATAACTTCTTTTTCATGTGGCATGGTCTAAATATTGAACAAATTCAGTTCAACTTAGTAAAGATTGCAAGGGAATCTGATACATTTGCAATTTAGCACATGTTTGGTTGGCTTTTTTGGAGCTTGGAAaaggattcaattaattgaatttattataCTTATTGTTTGGTTTTGGTAATGCGTTAACCATTGCCTTTATTCAAGGTAATTCAATCACCCAACTTATtatccctcaaaatagaggagaaacaaaagaaagagaatcccttactaattatttctttttattgttGAACTAAACACTCAAAAGTAACCGTTATTGTTATCATTCGTCTCCTTTATTTGATTACATTCTCTTTCCATACTCTACTTAAACCAAACAAGCACTTAATCCTAACATTATGATATTGTGAGAACTAAGTTATGgattgcatttaaaaaaaaaacaaagaaaaaaatatacatctatatatattgttaaaaagtgggataaaaaggaaaaaaaaagaaggttTTTCATTAGTGATAGTGCGTGAGTAGTTAAGCTGCTATAAATGTGATTCAATCTTCAGCTTTCTTTAGTGGTTCCTACTTACAAATATATGTGccttttttcaactttttttcttttttttgcccCCCTGTGACAACCTCAACCTaactaaaagaaaattataactGATTGGAACAAACgcaataatttattgaaaacaacaacataaacaaatacatacatatatatatatata
This window encodes:
- the LOC130991473 gene encoding protein HOTHEAD-like, with translation MALVGGGDCSVLYLCSLVWITTVLTLCQGARNDHPAQYKYPFIKPASSFSSLPSSAAWVDPTASYDYIVVGGGTAGCPLAATLSRNYSVLLLERGGTPFANSNVSFMQNFHITLADFSETSASQMFISTDGVFNSRARVLGGGTGINAGFYSRASSSEIKKAGWDAELVNESYHWVEKQIVHRPDFGPWQRAIRDSLLEIGVSPFHGFTYDHLYGTKVGGTIFDRFGRRHTSAELLASANPEKLRVLVRATVQRIEFDTTGRRPKAVGVIFKDEKGKTHRAVLSKRARSEVIVSSGAIGSPHLLLLSGIGPRADLEKLNVPVVLDNGFVGKNMSDNPMNTIFVPSKTPVKQSLIQTVGITKLGVYIEASSGFGQNKSSIHCDHGIASAELGQLSTIPPKQRSHAAIHSFKRRKRNLPVEAFQGGFILAKLARPLSQGEVKLANTNVDDNPSITFNYFTHPADLAKCVEGIRLVERLLKSKPFTNYTQLDDQTVVDKLLKMSVEASVNLIPRHTNDTNSLEQFCKDTVITIWHYHGGCHVGRVIAPDYRVLGVDRLRVVDGSTFFDSPGTNPQATVMMLGRYAGVKILRERLGEAARV